In Tribolium castaneum strain GA2 chromosome 4, icTriCast1.1, whole genome shotgun sequence, one DNA window encodes the following:
- the LOC656579 gene encoding unconventional myosin-IXa isoform X3 — MSTTENNRYIVQVYVGALSALYEALSVEASKQTTSEEIVSCIVERLLLNENVTYELAEVIGDDFGEDCKERRLAPSENPVQVMMLWPKNRTDQSSYRFYLREKISDFGWQDQFVMDPQLIKDYFHRFLYQPKDREYPDLCQLPDLNEQTLLDNLRARFVAGHIYTYVGSILIALNPFKFYPIYNPKYVKLYQNRKLGPNLPPHIFAVADTAYYCMLKDRKNQCIVISGESGSGKTESTNFLLHHLTALSQKGSHGSGVEQTILSAGPVLEAFGNAKTAHNNNSSRFGKFIQVNYKENGMVHGAVVQKYLLEKSRICSQGRNERNYHVFYYLLEGATEQEKQILHLKTPDQYYYLNKSCHSLENVDESYEFSRLKQSMEMVGFTAEKQRRLFSVLSAVLLLGNVEFQPRRPAYHHDESVGVKNPEVVFLISELLRVKQETLLQALTAKKARASGETLVITYKLPEAIASRDAMAKCLYGALFDWIVLQVNHALLSKKDTLREHQGNSIGVLDIFGFEDFGLNNSFEQLCINYANEHLQYYFNQHVFKYEQEEYRKEGIRWNNIDFMDNTGCLQLIEGKPNGLLCLLDDQCNFPGATNETLLQKFNTVHKDNKFYNKPQKKEGAFIVVHYAGKVKYQVTDMREKNLDLMRQDIVGVLKNSSMAFVRELVGADPVAVFRWAIVRAFFRAYFAFHEAGRKHRQGRVDGNKNNIQQRYQRNHTPNENIIRKNKSFRPRERSKKGLKNLQSVKTLAGRTGITATNQGQLGKARKQPMTVTAQFQQSLHSLMDTLNQANPFFIRCIKSNSNKIPNQFDDETVQRQLRYTGMLETVRIRQAGFNVRLTYDEFIQLYRILLPKGLLSSQNDVRHFLATLNLDRDNYQLGGSKVFLRESEKHKLDCKLHQQIMASIITLQRWFRVCLERRRFLRIKSAVITIQSYCRMFLVQKNIKKLNAVLKIQKAWRGYKCRSDWLKIRGKIVTFQAHCRGFLLRKKLLAVKPSHYENLFNSNDLSRIKDLDSDESGDGELDAHHSRLSLRSTLSLPAHTSPTYFLYNQNNRLENTKKEGVILDESKRKISKTHKTIDYSELDYDPQSHHHRKNSDDSLTSPRQSTESLLSRQKGGPKQWSTQSTDSETFCTHSAPPTVGSFSSEEVFKNEETTKRQLTRAPPVSATGLKSLPPVRRTNRDIIRTSDDKTDVYYGNDHTPNKLEQILGKPEVPSRSVRKTKRGHVKSLGEEVTDSGSLDKSAILGTIEETKTLHKDDLIKPSLTPKRQRHNIALDLRRRNSDPATKASVSDLPTDDFKWQKNSFSIAGHTFRKIHRLQKDDLCAFCGEKVDVFLTHVYKCSNCKKLFHTKCIQNRSVCKMPCDQSCTSSRRKQRKHSRTPYDFGRFNLTGTSEFTDRSDQIITGTEELTLMQQFITDKIMKIESEVGEKPSEVDRVFKQALREFKDNLVQIYSAATKHGFDAGCIRYKDLIMNFMQAMQTVCQREQKENDVDFPVTMGVNAFRGFMNEFMSTRAEEKPNKTKRKKEKKRKLETYKHKGHTFLLTIINIPTACEICNSFFMWPIERGLVCQSCKLTCHKKCYTNATNCNKEEGSECRVFGVPLVSLITENSKVPLVIERLLRTIEMRGSYTEGIYRKSGVSSKIKELKSKMDENPDEVDFEKYQVHVLASVLKCFLREMPEPLLTFECYENFITAANLEDPQDRVATLYDILKKLPPANYDLMERLVFHLARVALHEEVNRMSAASLAIVFAPCVLRTNKVVPAQDSLQDISSQTQCIETIIKEQLRKVRATLDDIDTLDTACQAATNRLSSLRSSKVFSPEELMPSNQPQQQNNDEEHLLVDHIQEIQKEKEHLTSTLPTLTHAMSDDDMLSTDGDGSLDDISCIGDDNNKVRLPVVRSISSGDGTFPVKLKRQLSSDVKVMEDCEDPIMV, encoded by the exons ATGTCAACGACGGAGAACAACCGGTACATTGTGCAAGTGTACGTGGGGGCCTTGTCGGCGCTCTATGAAGCCTTGTCAGTGGAAGCCAGCAAACAAACCACGTCCGAAGAGATCGTTTCGTGTATTGTGGAACGACTCTTGCTCAATGAAAACGTCACCTATGAGTTGGCCGAAGTCATAGGAGATGACTTTGGAGAGGACTGCAAGGAGCGCCGGTTGGCCCCCTCCGAAAATCCGGTCCAGGTGATGATGCTCTGGCCCAAAAACCGCACGGATCAATCGTCATACAG GTTCTACCTCCGCGAGAAGATAAGCGACTTTGGATGGCAGGACCAGTTCGTAATGGACCCCCAACTCATTAAAGACTACTTCCACCGTTTTCTCTACCAGCCAAAAGACCGGGAATACCCCGATTTATGCCAATTGCCGGACTTGAACGAACAAACATTACTCGACAATCTTCGTGCACGTTTCGTTGCCGGTCACATCTACACATACGTTGGCTCGATTCTAATCGCACTCAATCCGTTCAAATTCTATCCAATTTACAATCCGAAATATGTGAAATTGTACCAAAATCGCAAACTAGGCCCGAATTTACCACCTCATATATTTGCTGTTGCTGACACAGCCTACTACTGTATGCTAAAAGATCGCAAAAACCAATGTATTGTCATAAGTGGCGAAAGTGGTTCGGGAAAAACCGAAAGTACAAATTTTCTCCTCCACCACTTAACCGCCTTAAGTCAGAAAGGTTCACACGGTAGTGGAGTGGAACAGACAATTCTAAGTGCCGGTCCTGTATTGGAAGCATTCGGAAACGCTAAAACAGCACACAATAACAATTCAAGTCGTTTCGGAAAATTCATCCAAGTTAATTACAAAGAAAACGGAATGGTTCATGGAGCCGTTGTCCAGAAATATTTACTTGAAAAATCGCGAATTTGTTCACAAGGGCGCAACGAACGCAATTATCACGTTTTCTACTATTTATTAGAGGGCGCCACCGAACAAGAAAAACAAATCTTGCATTTAAAAACCCCCGATCAGTATTACTACCTGAACAAATCATGTCATTCGTTGGAAAACGTTGACGAAAGTTACGAATTCTCCCGATTGAAACAATCAATGGAGATGGTGGGTTTCACCGCTGAAAAACAACGTCGATTGTTTTCGGTACTTTCCGCTGTGTTGTTGCTAGGCAATGTTGAATTTCAACCACGACGACCGGCGTACCATCACGACGAATCAGTCGGTGTAAAAAATCCCgaagttgtgtttttaatttcggaATTGTTGCGTGTCAAACAAGAGACACTATTGCAAGCTTTAACGGCGAAAAAAGCACGAGCATCGGGGGAAACCCTCGTTATTACGTATAAATTACCCGAAGCTATAGCAAGTCGTGATGCGATGGCTAAATGTTTATATGGAGCACTTTTTGATTGGATTGTTTTGCAAGTGAATCATGCCCTATTGTCCAAGAAGGATACGTTAAGGGAACATCAAGGGAATTCGATTGGTGTTTTGGATATTTTCGGTTTTGAAGATTTCGGATTGAATAATAGCTTCGAACAGTTGTGTATTAATTACGCCAATGAACACTTGCAGTATTATTTTAATCAGCATGTTTTCAAATATGAACAAGAAGAGTACCGGAAGGAGGGAATTCGTTGGAATAACATCGACTTTATGGACAATACCGGATGTCTACAGTTGATTGAAGGCAAACCGAACGGTTTATTGTGTCTTTTGGATGATCAGTGCAA ttttcctGGGGCCACCAACGAGACCCTCCTCCAAAAATTCAACACCGTACACAAAGACAACAAATTCTACAACAAGCCGCAGAAGAAAGAAGGCGCATTTATCGTTGTTCACTATGCTGGTAAAGTGAAATACCAAGTGACCGATATGCGTGAGAAAAATCTCGATTTAATGCGACAAGATATTGTCggtgttttgaaaaatagctCAATGGCATTTGTTCGTGAATTGGTTGGTGCTGATCCTGTTGCAGTATTTCGTTGGGCTATAGTACGGGCATTTTTTCGCGCTTATTTTGCATTTCATGAAGCTGGAAGAAAACATCGACAAGGTCGCGTTGatggaaataaaaacaacatacAACAGCGTTACCAACGCAATCATACCCCTAACGAAAATATTATCAG GAAGAACAAGTCGTTTCGTCCACGTGAGCGTAGCAAGAAgggtttgaaaaatttgcaatcgGTTAAAACACTTGCCGGTCGTACCGGTATAACTGCAACGAATCAAGGTCAGCTTGGTAAAGCACGTAAACAACCAATGACGGTAACGGCTCAATTTCAACAATCGCTTCATTCGCTCATGGATACGTTGAATCAGGCGAATCCGTTCTTTATTCGTTGTATAAAATcgaatagtaataaaataccgAATCAGTTTGATGATGAAACGGTTCAAAGACAGTTGAGATATACTGGAATGTTGGAAACGGTGAGGATAAGACAGGCCGGTTTTAATGTCCGGTTAACCTACGATGAGTTTATACAATTGTATCGGATTTTGTTACCGAAAGGCTTGCTCAGTTCGCAAAATGATGTGCGACATTTCTTAGCGACGCTTAACTTAGATAGAGATAATTATCAATTGGGTGGCAGTAAAGTGTTTTTGCGCGAATCAGAAAAGCACAAATTAGATTGTAAATTGCATCAACAGATAATGGCAAGTATTATTACGTTGCAAAGATGGTTTCGTGTCTGTTTGGAACGAAGAAGATTTCTCAGGATTAAAAGTGCCGTCATTACGATACAGTCCTACTGTAGAATGTTTCTAGTTcagaaaaatatcaaaaaattgaatgctGTGCTCAAAATACAGAAGGCTTGGAGAGGATACAAGTGCCGCAGCGATTGGTTGAAAATTCGTGGAAAAATCGTCACGTTTCAAGCTCATTGTCGAGGGTTTTTGTTGCGAAAGAAATTGCTTGCCGTTAAA CCTTCCCACTACGAAAATCTCTTCAATTCGAACGATTTGTCACGAATCAAAGATTTGGATTCCGACGA AAGTGGTGACGGAGAATTGGACGCACATCATAGCAGGCTTAGTTTGAGGTCAACTCTATCATTGCCAGCTCATACGTCGCCAACTTATTTTCTTTACAATCAAAATAACCG ATTGGAGAATACAAAAAAGGAGGGTGTTATTCTCGACGAATCAAAACGAAAAATCAGCAAAACACACAAAACGATCGATTATTCCGAACTCGATTACGATCCACAGTCGCATCATCATCGTAAAAACAGTGATGATTCGTTAACATCTCCTCGTCAAAGTACCGAATCACTTTTATCACGTCAGAAAGGTGGTCCAAAACAATGGTCAACACAAAGCACCGATTCGGAAACATTTTGTACACATTCAGCTCCACCAACTGTTGGTAGTTTTTCATCAGAGGaggtgttcaaaaatgagGAAACAACAAAACGACAATTAACACGGGCGCCACCTGTTAGCGCCACTGGATTAAAAAGTCTACCACCGGTACGACGAACAAATCGCGATATCATACGAACAAGTGACGATAAAACAGACGTCTATTATGGAAATGATCACACACCGAACAAATTAGAACAAATTTTGGGTAAACCAGAAGTGCCAAGTCGTAGTGTGCGTAAAACAAAACGTGGTCACGTGAAGAGTTTAGGCGAAGAGGTGACAGACAGTGGAAGTTTGGACAAGAGTGCGATTCTGGGAACAATTGAAGAAACAAAAACTTTACACAAAGACGACTTGATTAAACCATCACTCACACCGAAACGACAACGTCACAATATCGCTTTGGATCTACGACGTAGAAACAGTGATCCGGCAACAAAAGCCAGTGTTAGTGACCTACCAACCGATGATTTCAAATGGCAAAAGAATAGTTTTTCTATTGCCGGACATACGTTCCGTAAAATACATCGTTTGCAAAAAGATGATTTGTGTGCGTTTTGTGGCGAAAAAGTCGATGTTTTTCTCACACATGTCTACAAATGTTCCAATTGCAAGAAACTATTTCATACGAAATGCATCCAAAATCGCAGTGTTTGTAAAATGCCATGCGACCAATCATGTACGAGCAGTAGGCGGAAACAACGCAAACACTCCCGAACACCGTACGATTTTGGCCGATTTAACCTAACCGGAACGTCGGAATTTACCGATCGCAGCGATCAAATTATCACAGGAACTGAAGAACTGACTTTAATGCAACAATTCATCACCGATAAAATCATGAAGATTGAAAGCGAAGTCGGGGAAAAGCCAAGCGAAGTCGACCGTGTTTTCAAGCAAGCGTTGCGTGAGTTTAAAGATAACTTGGTACAGATATACAGTGCGGCCACAAAACACGGGTTCGACGCCGGTTGTATACGATATAAAGACTTGATTATGAATTTCATGCAAGCAATGCAAACGGTTTGTCAAAGGgaacaaaaagaaaacgatGTTGATTTTCCGGTAACAATGGGTGTAAATGCATTCCGTGGCTTCATGAACGAATTCATGTCGACACGAGCCGAAGAAAAACCGAATAAAACCAAacgaaaaaaagagaaaaaacgcaaattgGAAACGTACAAACATAAAGGTCATACGTTCCTTTTGACAATCATTAATATACCGACTGCTTGCGAAATTTGTAACTCGTTTTTCATGTGGCCAATTGAACGCGGTCTCGTGTGTCAATCATGTAAGCTGACGTGTCATAAGAAGTGTTACACTAACGCGACCAATTGCAACAAAGAGGAGGGAAGTGAGTGTCGTGTTTTTGGCGTACCGTTGGTATCACTGATTACGGAAAACAGTAAAGTCCCGCTTGTTATTGAACGTTTGTTGCGTACGATTGAAATGCGTGGTAGTTACACGGAGGGGATTTACCGAAAATCGGGCGTTAGTTCGAAAATCAAAGAACTCAAATCGAAAATGGACGAAAATCCGGACGAAgtcgattttgaaaaatatcaagTGCACGTGCTCGCTTCAGTCCTCAAATGTTTCCTTCGCGAAATGCCAGAACCATTGCTCACGTTTGAATGCTATGAGAATTTCATCACTGCTGCCAACCTCGAGGATCCACAAGATCGCGTAGCAACGTTATacgatattttgaaaaaattgccgCCGGCTAACTATGATTTAATGGAACGGTTAGTGTTTCATTTGGCACGTGTTGCCCTACATGAGGAAGTTAATCGAATGAGTGCTGCCTCCCTTGCGATTGTTTTCGCACCGTGCGTTTTACGAACTAATAAAGTTGTGCCGGCTCAAGATAGTTTGCAAGATATCAGCAGTCAAACGCAATGCATTGAAACTATAATTAAGGAACAGTTGCGTAAAGTTCGCGCCACCCTTGACGATATCGATACTCTTGATACGGCATGTCAAGCCGCAACTAATCGTTTATCGTCGCTAAGAAGTTCCAAAGTGTTCAGTCCAGAAGAGTTAATGCCGAGTAATCAACCACAGCAGCAAAATAACGATGAGGAGCATCTTCTAGTGGACCACATCCAGGAGATTCAGAAGGAGAAGGAACATTTGACGTCGACGTTGCCCACACTAACACATGCCATGTCCGATGATGATATGTTGTCGACTGATGGTGATGGTAGTTTGGATGATATTTCGTGCATTGGTGATGATAATAATAAGGTTAGATTACCAGTTGTTCGATCCATCTCGAGTGGCGATGGTACGTTTCCGGTTAAATTGAAAAGACAATTGTCGTCGGATGTTAAAGTTATGGAAGATTGTGAGGATCCGATTATGGTGTAA